One Rissa tridactyla isolate bRisTri1 chromosome 1, bRisTri1.patW.cur.20221130, whole genome shotgun sequence DNA segment encodes these proteins:
- the CBLL1 gene encoding E3 ubiquitin-protein ligase Hakai isoform X1, translated as MRPVACRRWRRGARLPAAFPEIDNDLQGTNSSGSLGGLDVRRRIPIKLISKQTNKTKPAPRTPRNMNRMPSKTQAGDEEEFDYNEEERYECKGGEMFGNQRRFPGPIFWDYKINLLGEKDDTPVHFCDKCGLPIKMYGRMIPCKHVFCYDCAILHEKKGDKMCPGCNEPVQRIEQCVRGSLFMCSIVQGCKRTYLSQRDLQAHINHRHMRAGKPVTRPPIEPVHPPIAPPPAEIPERFIMPPEKHHMSHIPPKQHIMMPPPPLQHVPHEHYNPPHEDIRAPPAEMSMAPPPPRPVSQDTFRISTRKHSNLITVPIQDDSNSGAREPPPPAPAPAHHHPEYQGQPVVSHPHHIMPPQQHYAPPPPPPPPISHPLQHPPQAAGTPHMVYSQAPPPPMTSAPPPITPPPGHIIAQMPPYMNHPPPGPPPPQHGGPPVNVNAPPPHHYNPNSLPQFSEDQGTLSPPFTQPGGMSPGIWPAPRGPPPPPRMQGPPAQAPLPGPHHPDQARYRPYYQ; from the exons acaATGATTTGCAAGGAACAAATAGTTCAGGATCATTGGGTGGTCTTGACGTTCGTAGAAGAATCCCTATAAAGCTCATCtcaaaacaaaccaataaaaccAAACCTGCACCTCGAACTCCAAGAAATATGAACAGGATGCCTTCAAAGACACAAGCTGGTGATGAAG AAGAATTTGATTATAACGAAGAGGAACGATACGAATGCAAAGGAGGTGAAATGTTTGGCAATCAAAGGAGATTCCCTGGACCCATCTTTTGGGACTATAAG ATAAACTTGCTGGGGGAAAAGGATGATACACCGGTCCATTTCTGTGACAAGTGTGGATTGCCCATCAAAATGTATGGACGCATG ATACCTTGCAAGCATGTTTTCTGCTATGACTGTGCTATACTACAtgagaaaaaaggagacaaaatgtGTCCAGG CTGTAATGAACCTGTGCAGCGAATCGAGCAGTGTGTCCGAGGGTCTCTCTTCATGTGTAGCATTGTTCAAGGGTGCAAGAGAACTTACCTGTCGCAGAGGGACTTACAAGCTCACATCAACCACCGTCACATGAGAGCTGGAAAGCCTGTTACTCGTCCTCCAATTGAACCTGTACATCCTCCTATTGCCCCACCGCCTGCCGAAATTCCTGAGCGTTTCATAATGCCACCTGAGAAACATCATATGAGCCACATTCCGCCAAAGCAGCACATCATGATGCCACCACCTCCTTTACAGCATGTGCCACATGAGCATTATAACCCACCACACGAAGACATTCGTGCGCCTCCTGCAGAGATGTCAATGGCTCCACCGCCACCTCGCCCAGTCAGTCAGGACACCTTCCGCATTTCGACGAGAAAACACAGCAACTTAATAACTGTCCCTATTCAGGATGATTCAAATTCAGGTGCTCGAGaaccacctccaccagcccctgcACCTGCTCATCATCATCCTGAATACCAGGGTCAACCAGTGGTATCGCACCCTCATCATATTATGCCTCCACAGCAACATTATGcgccacccccaccaccacctccaccaatAAGCCATCCACTGCAGCatcctccccaggcagcaggtACTCCTCACATGGTATATAGCCAAGCTCCTCCACCACCAATgacctctgctcctcctccaatAACCCCGCCACCTGGACATATAATTGCCCAGATGCCACCATATATGAATCATCCTCCTCCAGGACCTCCCCCTCCTCAGCATGGAGGCCCACCCGTAAATGTAAACGCACCCCCTCCCCATCACTATAATCCTAACTCTTTGCCACAGTTCAGTGAAGATCAAGGAACTCTTAGTCCCCCTTTCACACAGCCTGGGGGAATGAGTCCAGGGATATGGCCAGCTCCAAGGGGTCCTCCTCCACCTCCAAGGATGCAAGGGCCTCCTGCTCAGGCCCCGCTTCCTGGACCACACCACCCTGATCAAGCCAGGTACAGACCCTATTACCAATGA
- the CBLL1 gene encoding E3 ubiquitin-protein ligase Hakai isoform X7 yields MMKLTVQEDASPLIRASLSSLNNFVDNDLQGTNSSGSLGGLDVRRRIPIKLISKQTNKTKPAPRTPRNMNRMPSKTQAGDEEEFDYNEEERYECKGGEMFGNQRRFPGPIFWDYKINLLGEKDDTPVHFCDKCGLPIKMYGRMIPCKHVFCYDCAILHEKKGDKMCPGCNEPVQRIEQCVRGSLFMCSIVQGCKRTYLSQRDLQAHINHRHMRAGKPVTRPPIEPVHPPIAPPPAEIPERFIMPPEKHHMSHIPPKQHIMMPPPPLQHVPHEHYNPPHEDIRAPPAEMSMAPPPPRPVSQDTFRISTRKHSNLITVPIQDDSNSGAREPPPPAPAPAHHHPEYQGQPVVSHPHHIMPPQQHYAPPPPPPPPISHPLQHPPQAAGTPHMVYSQAPPPPMTSAPPPITPPPGHIIAQMPPYMNHPPPGPPPPQHGGPPVNVNAPPPHHYNPNSLPQFSEDQGTLSPPFTQPGGMSPGIWPAPRGPPPPPRMQGPPAQAPLPGPHHPDQARYRPYYQ; encoded by the exons acaATGATTTGCAAGGAACAAATAGTTCAGGATCATTGGGTGGTCTTGACGTTCGTAGAAGAATCCCTATAAAGCTCATCtcaaaacaaaccaataaaaccAAACCTGCACCTCGAACTCCAAGAAATATGAACAGGATGCCTTCAAAGACACAAGCTGGTGATGAAG AAGAATTTGATTATAACGAAGAGGAACGATACGAATGCAAAGGAGGTGAAATGTTTGGCAATCAAAGGAGATTCCCTGGACCCATCTTTTGGGACTATAAG ATAAACTTGCTGGGGGAAAAGGATGATACACCGGTCCATTTCTGTGACAAGTGTGGATTGCCCATCAAAATGTATGGACGCATG ATACCTTGCAAGCATGTTTTCTGCTATGACTGTGCTATACTACAtgagaaaaaaggagacaaaatgtGTCCAGG CTGTAATGAACCTGTGCAGCGAATCGAGCAGTGTGTCCGAGGGTCTCTCTTCATGTGTAGCATTGTTCAAGGGTGCAAGAGAACTTACCTGTCGCAGAGGGACTTACAAGCTCACATCAACCACCGTCACATGAGAGCTGGAAAGCCTGTTACTCGTCCTCCAATTGAACCTGTACATCCTCCTATTGCCCCACCGCCTGCCGAAATTCCTGAGCGTTTCATAATGCCACCTGAGAAACATCATATGAGCCACATTCCGCCAAAGCAGCACATCATGATGCCACCACCTCCTTTACAGCATGTGCCACATGAGCATTATAACCCACCACACGAAGACATTCGTGCGCCTCCTGCAGAGATGTCAATGGCTCCACCGCCACCTCGCCCAGTCAGTCAGGACACCTTCCGCATTTCGACGAGAAAACACAGCAACTTAATAACTGTCCCTATTCAGGATGATTCAAATTCAGGTGCTCGAGaaccacctccaccagcccctgcACCTGCTCATCATCATCCTGAATACCAGGGTCAACCAGTGGTATCGCACCCTCATCATATTATGCCTCCACAGCAACATTATGcgccacccccaccaccacctccaccaatAAGCCATCCACTGCAGCatcctccccaggcagcaggtACTCCTCACATGGTATATAGCCAAGCTCCTCCACCACCAATgacctctgctcctcctccaatAACCCCGCCACCTGGACATATAATTGCCCAGATGCCACCATATATGAATCATCCTCCTCCAGGACCTCCCCCTCCTCAGCATGGAGGCCCACCCGTAAATGTAAACGCACCCCCTCCCCATCACTATAATCCTAACTCTTTGCCACAGTTCAGTGAAGATCAAGGAACTCTTAGTCCCCCTTTCACACAGCCTGGGGGAATGAGTCCAGGGATATGGCCAGCTCCAAGGGGTCCTCCTCCACCTCCAAGGATGCAAGGGCCTCCTGCTCAGGCCCCGCTTCCTGGACCACACCACCCTGATCAAGCCAGGTACAGACCCTATTACCAATGA
- the CBLL1 gene encoding E3 ubiquitin-protein ligase Hakai isoform X3: MLSRLYRELTLQYYSRYNDLQGTNSSGSLGGLDVRRRIPIKLISKQTNKTKPAPRTPRNMNRMPSKTQAGDEEEFDYNEEERYECKGGEMFGNQRRFPGPIFWDYKINLLGEKDDTPVHFCDKCGLPIKMYGRMIPCKHVFCYDCAILHEKKGDKMCPGCNEPVQRIEQCVRGSLFMCSIVQGCKRTYLSQRDLQAHINHRHMRAGKPVTRPPIEPVHPPIAPPPAEIPERFIMPPEKHHMSHIPPKQHIMMPPPPLQHVPHEHYNPPHEDIRAPPAEMSMAPPPPRPVSQDTFRISTRKHSNLITVPIQDDSNSGAREPPPPAPAPAHHHPEYQGQPVVSHPHHIMPPQQHYAPPPPPPPPISHPLQHPPQAAGTPHMVYSQAPPPPMTSAPPPITPPPGHIIAQMPPYMNHPPPGPPPPQHGGPPVNVNAPPPHHYNPNSLPQFSEDQGTLSPPFTQPGGMSPGIWPAPRGPPPPPRMQGPPAQAPLPGPHHPDQARYRPYYQ; the protein is encoded by the exons ATGTTGTCAAGGTTGTACAGAGAATTGACTCTTCAGTACTATTCACGCT acaATGATTTGCAAGGAACAAATAGTTCAGGATCATTGGGTGGTCTTGACGTTCGTAGAAGAATCCCTATAAAGCTCATCtcaaaacaaaccaataaaaccAAACCTGCACCTCGAACTCCAAGAAATATGAACAGGATGCCTTCAAAGACACAAGCTGGTGATGAAG AAGAATTTGATTATAACGAAGAGGAACGATACGAATGCAAAGGAGGTGAAATGTTTGGCAATCAAAGGAGATTCCCTGGACCCATCTTTTGGGACTATAAG ATAAACTTGCTGGGGGAAAAGGATGATACACCGGTCCATTTCTGTGACAAGTGTGGATTGCCCATCAAAATGTATGGACGCATG ATACCTTGCAAGCATGTTTTCTGCTATGACTGTGCTATACTACAtgagaaaaaaggagacaaaatgtGTCCAGG CTGTAATGAACCTGTGCAGCGAATCGAGCAGTGTGTCCGAGGGTCTCTCTTCATGTGTAGCATTGTTCAAGGGTGCAAGAGAACTTACCTGTCGCAGAGGGACTTACAAGCTCACATCAACCACCGTCACATGAGAGCTGGAAAGCCTGTTACTCGTCCTCCAATTGAACCTGTACATCCTCCTATTGCCCCACCGCCTGCCGAAATTCCTGAGCGTTTCATAATGCCACCTGAGAAACATCATATGAGCCACATTCCGCCAAAGCAGCACATCATGATGCCACCACCTCCTTTACAGCATGTGCCACATGAGCATTATAACCCACCACACGAAGACATTCGTGCGCCTCCTGCAGAGATGTCAATGGCTCCACCGCCACCTCGCCCAGTCAGTCAGGACACCTTCCGCATTTCGACGAGAAAACACAGCAACTTAATAACTGTCCCTATTCAGGATGATTCAAATTCAGGTGCTCGAGaaccacctccaccagcccctgcACCTGCTCATCATCATCCTGAATACCAGGGTCAACCAGTGGTATCGCACCCTCATCATATTATGCCTCCACAGCAACATTATGcgccacccccaccaccacctccaccaatAAGCCATCCACTGCAGCatcctccccaggcagcaggtACTCCTCACATGGTATATAGCCAAGCTCCTCCACCACCAATgacctctgctcctcctccaatAACCCCGCCACCTGGACATATAATTGCCCAGATGCCACCATATATGAATCATCCTCCTCCAGGACCTCCCCCTCCTCAGCATGGAGGCCCACCCGTAAATGTAAACGCACCCCCTCCCCATCACTATAATCCTAACTCTTTGCCACAGTTCAGTGAAGATCAAGGAACTCTTAGTCCCCCTTTCACACAGCCTGGGGGAATGAGTCCAGGGATATGGCCAGCTCCAAGGGGTCCTCCTCCACCTCCAAGGATGCAAGGGCCTCCTGCTCAGGCCCCGCTTCCTGGACCACACCACCCTGATCAAGCCAGGTACAGACCCTATTACCAATGA
- the CBLL1 gene encoding E3 ubiquitin-protein ligase Hakai isoform X4 has protein sequence MDHNDNDLQGTNSSGSLGGLDVRRRIPIKLISKQTNKTKPAPRTPRNMNRMPSKTQAGDEEEFDYNEEERYECKGGEMFGNQRRFPGPIFWDYKINLLGEKDDTPVHFCDKCGLPIKMYGRMIPCKHVFCYDCAILHEKKGDKMCPGCNEPVQRIEQCVRGSLFMCSIVQGCKRTYLSQRDLQAHINHRHMRAGKPVTRPPIEPVHPPIAPPPAEIPERFIMPPEKHHMSHIPPKQHIMMPPPPLQHVPHEHYNPPHEDIRAPPAEMSMAPPPPRPVSQDTFRISTRKHSNLITVPIQDDSNSGAREPPPPAPAPAHHHPEYQGQPVVSHPHHIMPPQQHYAPPPPPPPPISHPLQHPPQAAGTPHMVYSQAPPPPMTSAPPPITPPPGHIIAQMPPYMNHPPPGPPPPQHGGPPVNVNAPPPHHYNPNSLPQFSEDQGTLSPPFTQPGGMSPGIWPAPRGPPPPPRMQGPPAQAPLPGPHHPDQARYRPYYQ, from the exons acaATGATTTGCAAGGAACAAATAGTTCAGGATCATTGGGTGGTCTTGACGTTCGTAGAAGAATCCCTATAAAGCTCATCtcaaaacaaaccaataaaaccAAACCTGCACCTCGAACTCCAAGAAATATGAACAGGATGCCTTCAAAGACACAAGCTGGTGATGAAG AAGAATTTGATTATAACGAAGAGGAACGATACGAATGCAAAGGAGGTGAAATGTTTGGCAATCAAAGGAGATTCCCTGGACCCATCTTTTGGGACTATAAG ATAAACTTGCTGGGGGAAAAGGATGATACACCGGTCCATTTCTGTGACAAGTGTGGATTGCCCATCAAAATGTATGGACGCATG ATACCTTGCAAGCATGTTTTCTGCTATGACTGTGCTATACTACAtgagaaaaaaggagacaaaatgtGTCCAGG CTGTAATGAACCTGTGCAGCGAATCGAGCAGTGTGTCCGAGGGTCTCTCTTCATGTGTAGCATTGTTCAAGGGTGCAAGAGAACTTACCTGTCGCAGAGGGACTTACAAGCTCACATCAACCACCGTCACATGAGAGCTGGAAAGCCTGTTACTCGTCCTCCAATTGAACCTGTACATCCTCCTATTGCCCCACCGCCTGCCGAAATTCCTGAGCGTTTCATAATGCCACCTGAGAAACATCATATGAGCCACATTCCGCCAAAGCAGCACATCATGATGCCACCACCTCCTTTACAGCATGTGCCACATGAGCATTATAACCCACCACACGAAGACATTCGTGCGCCTCCTGCAGAGATGTCAATGGCTCCACCGCCACCTCGCCCAGTCAGTCAGGACACCTTCCGCATTTCGACGAGAAAACACAGCAACTTAATAACTGTCCCTATTCAGGATGATTCAAATTCAGGTGCTCGAGaaccacctccaccagcccctgcACCTGCTCATCATCATCCTGAATACCAGGGTCAACCAGTGGTATCGCACCCTCATCATATTATGCCTCCACAGCAACATTATGcgccacccccaccaccacctccaccaatAAGCCATCCACTGCAGCatcctccccaggcagcaggtACTCCTCACATGGTATATAGCCAAGCTCCTCCACCACCAATgacctctgctcctcctccaatAACCCCGCCACCTGGACATATAATTGCCCAGATGCCACCATATATGAATCATCCTCCTCCAGGACCTCCCCCTCCTCAGCATGGAGGCCCACCCGTAAATGTAAACGCACCCCCTCCCCATCACTATAATCCTAACTCTTTGCCACAGTTCAGTGAAGATCAAGGAACTCTTAGTCCCCCTTTCACACAGCCTGGGGGAATGAGTCCAGGGATATGGCCAGCTCCAAGGGGTCCTCCTCCACCTCCAAGGATGCAAGGGCCTCCTGCTCAGGCCCCGCTTCCTGGACCACACCACCCTGATCAAGCCAGGTACAGACCCTATTACCAATGA
- the CBLL1 gene encoding E3 ubiquitin-protein ligase Hakai isoform X5, producing the protein MDHNDNDLQGTNSSGSLGGLDVRRRIPIKLISKQTNKTKPAPRTPRNMNRMPSKTQAGDEEFDYNEEERYECKGGEMFGNQRRFPGPIFWDYKINLLGEKDDTPVHFCDKCGLPIKMYGRMIPCKHVFCYDCAILHEKKGDKMCPGCNEPVQRIEQCVRGSLFMCSIVQGCKRTYLSQRDLQAHINHRHMRAGKPVTRPPIEPVHPPIAPPPAEIPERFIMPPEKHHMSHIPPKQHIMMPPPPLQHVPHEHYNPPHEDIRAPPAEMSMAPPPPRPVSQDTFRISTRKHSNLITVPIQDDSNSGAREPPPPAPAPAHHHPEYQGQPVVSHPHHIMPPQQHYAPPPPPPPPISHPLQHPPQAAGTPHMVYSQAPPPPMTSAPPPITPPPGHIIAQMPPYMNHPPPGPPPPQHGGPPVNVNAPPPHHYNPNSLPQFSEDQGTLSPPFTQPGGMSPGIWPAPRGPPPPPRMQGPPAQAPLPGPHHPDQARYRPYYQ; encoded by the exons acaATGATTTGCAAGGAACAAATAGTTCAGGATCATTGGGTGGTCTTGACGTTCGTAGAAGAATCCCTATAAAGCTCATCtcaaaacaaaccaataaaaccAAACCTGCACCTCGAACTCCAAGAAATATGAACAGGATGCCTTCAAAGACACAAGCTGGTGATGAAG AATTTGATTATAACGAAGAGGAACGATACGAATGCAAAGGAGGTGAAATGTTTGGCAATCAAAGGAGATTCCCTGGACCCATCTTTTGGGACTATAAG ATAAACTTGCTGGGGGAAAAGGATGATACACCGGTCCATTTCTGTGACAAGTGTGGATTGCCCATCAAAATGTATGGACGCATG ATACCTTGCAAGCATGTTTTCTGCTATGACTGTGCTATACTACAtgagaaaaaaggagacaaaatgtGTCCAGG CTGTAATGAACCTGTGCAGCGAATCGAGCAGTGTGTCCGAGGGTCTCTCTTCATGTGTAGCATTGTTCAAGGGTGCAAGAGAACTTACCTGTCGCAGAGGGACTTACAAGCTCACATCAACCACCGTCACATGAGAGCTGGAAAGCCTGTTACTCGTCCTCCAATTGAACCTGTACATCCTCCTATTGCCCCACCGCCTGCCGAAATTCCTGAGCGTTTCATAATGCCACCTGAGAAACATCATATGAGCCACATTCCGCCAAAGCAGCACATCATGATGCCACCACCTCCTTTACAGCATGTGCCACATGAGCATTATAACCCACCACACGAAGACATTCGTGCGCCTCCTGCAGAGATGTCAATGGCTCCACCGCCACCTCGCCCAGTCAGTCAGGACACCTTCCGCATTTCGACGAGAAAACACAGCAACTTAATAACTGTCCCTATTCAGGATGATTCAAATTCAGGTGCTCGAGaaccacctccaccagcccctgcACCTGCTCATCATCATCCTGAATACCAGGGTCAACCAGTGGTATCGCACCCTCATCATATTATGCCTCCACAGCAACATTATGcgccacccccaccaccacctccaccaatAAGCCATCCACTGCAGCatcctccccaggcagcaggtACTCCTCACATGGTATATAGCCAAGCTCCTCCACCACCAATgacctctgctcctcctccaatAACCCCGCCACCTGGACATATAATTGCCCAGATGCCACCATATATGAATCATCCTCCTCCAGGACCTCCCCCTCCTCAGCATGGAGGCCCACCCGTAAATGTAAACGCACCCCCTCCCCATCACTATAATCCTAACTCTTTGCCACAGTTCAGTGAAGATCAAGGAACTCTTAGTCCCCCTTTCACACAGCCTGGGGGAATGAGTCCAGGGATATGGCCAGCTCCAAGGGGTCCTCCTCCACCTCCAAGGATGCAAGGGCCTCCTGCTCAGGCCCCGCTTCCTGGACCACACCACCCTGATCAAGCCAGGTACAGACCCTATTACCAATGA
- the CBLL1 gene encoding E3 ubiquitin-protein ligase Hakai isoform X2: protein MRPVACRRWRRGARLPAAFPEIDNDLQGTNSSGSLGGLDVRRRIPIKLISKQTNKTKPAPRTPRNMNRMPSKTQAGDEEFDYNEEERYECKGGEMFGNQRRFPGPIFWDYKINLLGEKDDTPVHFCDKCGLPIKMYGRMIPCKHVFCYDCAILHEKKGDKMCPGCNEPVQRIEQCVRGSLFMCSIVQGCKRTYLSQRDLQAHINHRHMRAGKPVTRPPIEPVHPPIAPPPAEIPERFIMPPEKHHMSHIPPKQHIMMPPPPLQHVPHEHYNPPHEDIRAPPAEMSMAPPPPRPVSQDTFRISTRKHSNLITVPIQDDSNSGAREPPPPAPAPAHHHPEYQGQPVVSHPHHIMPPQQHYAPPPPPPPPISHPLQHPPQAAGTPHMVYSQAPPPPMTSAPPPITPPPGHIIAQMPPYMNHPPPGPPPPQHGGPPVNVNAPPPHHYNPNSLPQFSEDQGTLSPPFTQPGGMSPGIWPAPRGPPPPPRMQGPPAQAPLPGPHHPDQARYRPYYQ, encoded by the exons acaATGATTTGCAAGGAACAAATAGTTCAGGATCATTGGGTGGTCTTGACGTTCGTAGAAGAATCCCTATAAAGCTCATCtcaaaacaaaccaataaaaccAAACCTGCACCTCGAACTCCAAGAAATATGAACAGGATGCCTTCAAAGACACAAGCTGGTGATGAAG AATTTGATTATAACGAAGAGGAACGATACGAATGCAAAGGAGGTGAAATGTTTGGCAATCAAAGGAGATTCCCTGGACCCATCTTTTGGGACTATAAG ATAAACTTGCTGGGGGAAAAGGATGATACACCGGTCCATTTCTGTGACAAGTGTGGATTGCCCATCAAAATGTATGGACGCATG ATACCTTGCAAGCATGTTTTCTGCTATGACTGTGCTATACTACAtgagaaaaaaggagacaaaatgtGTCCAGG CTGTAATGAACCTGTGCAGCGAATCGAGCAGTGTGTCCGAGGGTCTCTCTTCATGTGTAGCATTGTTCAAGGGTGCAAGAGAACTTACCTGTCGCAGAGGGACTTACAAGCTCACATCAACCACCGTCACATGAGAGCTGGAAAGCCTGTTACTCGTCCTCCAATTGAACCTGTACATCCTCCTATTGCCCCACCGCCTGCCGAAATTCCTGAGCGTTTCATAATGCCACCTGAGAAACATCATATGAGCCACATTCCGCCAAAGCAGCACATCATGATGCCACCACCTCCTTTACAGCATGTGCCACATGAGCATTATAACCCACCACACGAAGACATTCGTGCGCCTCCTGCAGAGATGTCAATGGCTCCACCGCCACCTCGCCCAGTCAGTCAGGACACCTTCCGCATTTCGACGAGAAAACACAGCAACTTAATAACTGTCCCTATTCAGGATGATTCAAATTCAGGTGCTCGAGaaccacctccaccagcccctgcACCTGCTCATCATCATCCTGAATACCAGGGTCAACCAGTGGTATCGCACCCTCATCATATTATGCCTCCACAGCAACATTATGcgccacccccaccaccacctccaccaatAAGCCATCCACTGCAGCatcctccccaggcagcaggtACTCCTCACATGGTATATAGCCAAGCTCCTCCACCACCAATgacctctgctcctcctccaatAACCCCGCCACCTGGACATATAATTGCCCAGATGCCACCATATATGAATCATCCTCCTCCAGGACCTCCCCCTCCTCAGCATGGAGGCCCACCCGTAAATGTAAACGCACCCCCTCCCCATCACTATAATCCTAACTCTTTGCCACAGTTCAGTGAAGATCAAGGAACTCTTAGTCCCCCTTTCACACAGCCTGGGGGAATGAGTCCAGGGATATGGCCAGCTCCAAGGGGTCCTCCTCCACCTCCAAGGATGCAAGGGCCTCCTGCTCAGGCCCCGCTTCCTGGACCACACCACCCTGATCAAGCCAGGTACAGACCCTATTACCAATGA
- the CBLL1 gene encoding E3 ubiquitin-protein ligase Hakai isoform X6 translates to MNRMPSKTQAGDEEEFDYNEEERYECKGGEMFGNQRRFPGPIFWDYKINLLGEKDDTPVHFCDKCGLPIKMYGRMIPCKHVFCYDCAILHEKKGDKMCPGCNEPVQRIEQCVRGSLFMCSIVQGCKRTYLSQRDLQAHINHRHMRAGKPVTRPPIEPVHPPIAPPPAEIPERFIMPPEKHHMSHIPPKQHIMMPPPPLQHVPHEHYNPPHEDIRAPPAEMSMAPPPPRPVSQDTFRISTRKHSNLITVPIQDDSNSGAREPPPPAPAPAHHHPEYQGQPVVSHPHHIMPPQQHYAPPPPPPPPISHPLQHPPQAAGTPHMVYSQAPPPPMTSAPPPITPPPGHIIAQMPPYMNHPPPGPPPPQHGGPPVNVNAPPPHHYNPNSLPQFSEDQGTLSPPFTQPGGMSPGIWPAPRGPPPPPRMQGPPAQAPLPGPHHPDQARYRPYYQ, encoded by the exons ATGAACAGGATGCCTTCAAAGACACAAGCTGGTGATGAAG AAGAATTTGATTATAACGAAGAGGAACGATACGAATGCAAAGGAGGTGAAATGTTTGGCAATCAAAGGAGATTCCCTGGACCCATCTTTTGGGACTATAAG ATAAACTTGCTGGGGGAAAAGGATGATACACCGGTCCATTTCTGTGACAAGTGTGGATTGCCCATCAAAATGTATGGACGCATG ATACCTTGCAAGCATGTTTTCTGCTATGACTGTGCTATACTACAtgagaaaaaaggagacaaaatgtGTCCAGG CTGTAATGAACCTGTGCAGCGAATCGAGCAGTGTGTCCGAGGGTCTCTCTTCATGTGTAGCATTGTTCAAGGGTGCAAGAGAACTTACCTGTCGCAGAGGGACTTACAAGCTCACATCAACCACCGTCACATGAGAGCTGGAAAGCCTGTTACTCGTCCTCCAATTGAACCTGTACATCCTCCTATTGCCCCACCGCCTGCCGAAATTCCTGAGCGTTTCATAATGCCACCTGAGAAACATCATATGAGCCACATTCCGCCAAAGCAGCACATCATGATGCCACCACCTCCTTTACAGCATGTGCCACATGAGCATTATAACCCACCACACGAAGACATTCGTGCGCCTCCTGCAGAGATGTCAATGGCTCCACCGCCACCTCGCCCAGTCAGTCAGGACACCTTCCGCATTTCGACGAGAAAACACAGCAACTTAATAACTGTCCCTATTCAGGATGATTCAAATTCAGGTGCTCGAGaaccacctccaccagcccctgcACCTGCTCATCATCATCCTGAATACCAGGGTCAACCAGTGGTATCGCACCCTCATCATATTATGCCTCCACAGCAACATTATGcgccacccccaccaccacctccaccaatAAGCCATCCACTGCAGCatcctccccaggcagcaggtACTCCTCACATGGTATATAGCCAAGCTCCTCCACCACCAATgacctctgctcctcctccaatAACCCCGCCACCTGGACATATAATTGCCCAGATGCCACCATATATGAATCATCCTCCTCCAGGACCTCCCCCTCCTCAGCATGGAGGCCCACCCGTAAATGTAAACGCACCCCCTCCCCATCACTATAATCCTAACTCTTTGCCACAGTTCAGTGAAGATCAAGGAACTCTTAGTCCCCCTTTCACACAGCCTGGGGGAATGAGTCCAGGGATATGGCCAGCTCCAAGGGGTCCTCCTCCACCTCCAAGGATGCAAGGGCCTCCTGCTCAGGCCCCGCTTCCTGGACCACACCACCCTGATCAAGCCAGGTACAGACCCTATTACCAATGA